In the genome of Amphiura filiformis chromosome 4, Afil_fr2py, whole genome shotgun sequence, one region contains:
- the LOC140150011 gene encoding echinoidin-like, whose translation MSVAMHILRTLIAYSLVLATLTAPYSRTFPKTNGGCYPLWSRFHDYCYRYFGDPMTWQRAEDYCQRYDVNDQVAHLVSIHGKKEQDFVYELWQSTIIAPGLNRKDFEPKDVNRANGLWIGLEDQEEESHWHWTDNSTTHGFDNWRWYEPDNEDEDRTGVGEDCVHIYQHTYPWFWWYGDWNDVKCDRVMPFVCKMPIDL comes from the coding sequence ATGTCAGTGGCTATGCATATCCTGCGAACACTTATTGCATATTCCTTGGTACTTGCCACTTTGACAGCTCCATACTCGAGAACGTTCCCTAAGACCAACGGAGGGTGTTACCCACTCTGGTCACGATTTCACGATTACTGTTATCGATACTTTGGAGATCCAATGACTTGGCAAAGAGCGGAAGACTATTGTCAGCGATACGATGTTAATGACCAAGTAGCTCATCTTGTGTCCATTCACGGTAAGAAAGAACAGGATTTTGTATATGAGTTGTGGCAAAGTACTATCATTGCGCCCGGATTAAACAGGAAAGATTTCGAACCTAAAGACGTGAACAGAGCAAATGGATTATGGATCGGATTGGAAGATCAGGAAGAGGAGTCCCATTGGCATTGGACTGATAACAGTACAACGCACGGTTTTGATAACTGGAGATGGTATGAGCCAGATAACGAGGATGAAGATCGCACAGGAGTTGGTGAAGATTGTGTGCATATATATCAGCATACGTATCCGTGGTTTTGGTGGTATGGCGATTGGAACGACGTGAAGTGCGATCGTGTTATGCCGTTTGTTTGTAAGATGCCGATTGATCTTTGA